The DNA region GCCATCGTGCGCGCCGCTTCGCTAGACGACCTAGAAGACCTGTCGCAACTAATCACGGACCTCCGCAATCAGCCCCCGGGCGAGCCGGGGGCGTCGGCACCCGGAAGGGGCGGGCGAGGCGGAGCAAACCCGGGAGTACAAACCGGGGCAGGCCGGAGTCCGTCGGGGAGCGTAGCGGGGGGGAACCCGGAGAGTTCTTCGCCGCGTCCTCCGGCGGCTTACGCCGACGGCTCGCCTGCGGGGGGCGTTGGCAGCGGGGGGCTTGTCGGGCAGCTTGCGCAGCAGGTTGCGATGGCCGCGCCGATCACATCGCCCAAGCCGGCCGCGGCGCCCGAGCGGCCCGCGTCCCCGTCGGCGTCCCCGTCGGCGGCGCCCCGGTCGCTGGCGGAGCAGTTCGTGGCGGTCGCCTCCTCGGCCCCCGCGGCGCCCCGCCCCCCCAAGATGTCCCGCCGGCAACTGCAGGCCGAGGCGCTCGAGCACCCGTATATCAAGCAGGCGATGGAGACCTTTGGCGTCGAAGCAGACGGCGTGCGGTATACTCCACCGCAAGAAAAGGCGAAGTAGGGCGGGGCCCGCCCTACCTTCGAAGACCTACTCAATCAACTTCGCGTGAGGCGATAGCGATGCTCAAGGGACTCGGCGCACTGGCGAACCTCGGCACGATCATGCAGCAGGCCAAGGAGGTCGGCGGCAAGATGCAGGCGGCCCAGGAGCGGCTGCGCCAGCAGCGCGTCACCGGCGCCGCCGGCGGCGGCATGGTCGAGGTAGAAATGACCGGCGCCGGCGAGGCGCTGGCCGTGCGGATCGACGCCGGCCTGGTCGCTAGCGGCGACCGCGAGATGATCGAAGACCTGCTGCCGGCCGCAATCAACGCCGCGCTAGAGAAGACCCGCGCCCTGCACGCCGAGGCGATGCAAGAGGCCGCGTCCGGCATGAACGTGCCGGGTATGCCCGATATGTCGGAGCTAATGGGGAAGCTGGGGGGGAGTTGATCCTCGTCCGTCGTCCGCTGTCCGTTGACGGATCGGCCGCGCCGCCAAGGGCCATAGCCGCCGGGCTACGCCCGGCGCGTGACCCCGCCGCAACCGCCGGGCGTAGCCCCGCGGCGATTGGGGGTGCGGAGGAGGGTTCGGAAGCGCCTTTCTGGCCGCTTCTTAATTATGCGTAATCCGCGCAATCGCTCCGGGTAGACTCCCGCGTCGGGGTCTTTCTGGCGTAGAATTACGACGCGGGCATGCGACGCTTCGCAGCAACTGATCTTCGCGGCAGCGCGGCCCGTTTGGTACACCACGGAAAGTGCCCGGTCGGGGCCGAACCGCCCCCCAGTGAGGAACGACCCATGAGACTCTCCTTCGGCCAACACATGCAGATGGCGCAAAAGCAAGTGCTTGCGCCGCGGATGATCCAGTCGATGGAGATCCTGCAACTGCCGATCATGGCGCTCGCCGAGCGGATCGAGCAGGAGATGGAAGACAACCCCACGCTCGAGCAGTCTACGGGCGATGGCGAAGAGTACGACGACGAGGTCGGCTTCGACAAACCGGAAGACCC from Pirellulimonas nuda includes:
- a CDS encoding YbaB/EbfC family nucleoid-associated protein, with protein sequence MLKGLGALANLGTIMQQAKEVGGKMQAAQERLRQQRVTGAAGGGMVEVEMTGAGEALAVRIDAGLVASGDREMIEDLLPAAINAALEKTRALHAEAMQEAASGMNVPGMPDMSELMGKLGGS